A genome region from Babesia bigemina genome assembly Bbig001, chromosome : I includes the following:
- a CDS encoding superoxide dismutase, putative gives MAFKLPALPYGLKDLLPHISEETLSFHYGKHHAGYVAKLNGLVKGTPLESCSLEELVVGQSGAIFNNAAQIWNHTFYWNSMGPNCGGEPTGPIRKKIEEKFGSFSAFKQDFSNLLAGHFGSGWGWLVLKDDGSTDIVQTHDAGSPLKEKLGRPLLCCDVWEHAYYIDYKNDRASYINSWWNLVNWDFANKNLEAPFKWS, from the exons ATGGCTTTCAAGCTCCCTGCACTGCCTTACGGCCTGAAGGACCTGCTCCCTCACATCAGCGAGGAGACGCTCAGCTTCCACTACGGAAAGCACCACGCCGGTTACGTGGCCAAGCTCAACG GACTCGTCAAGGGCACCCCGCTGGAAAGCTGCTCGCTCGAAG AACTCGTCGTCGGACAGAGCGGCGCGATATTCAACAACGCCGCGCAAATATGGAATCACACCTTCTACTGGAACTCCATGGGGCCGaactgcggcggcgagccCACCGGACCCATCCGCAAGAAGATTGAGGAGAAGTTCGGGTCCTTCTCGGCCTTCAAGCAGGACTTCTCCAACCTTCTCGCCGGTCACTTCGGCTCCGGATGGGGATGGCTCGTGCTCAAGGACGACGGCAGCACCGACATCGTGCAGACCCATGACGCCGGTTCGCCGCTCAAGGAGAAGCTCGGACGCCCGCTGCTGTGCTGCGACGTGTGGGAGCACGCCTACTACATTGACTACAAGAACGACAGGGCGAGCTACATCAACA GCTGGTGGAATCTGGTCAACTGGGACTTCGCCAACAAGAACCTCGAGGCCCCCTTCAAATGGTCCTGA
- a CDS encoding aspartyl aminopeptidase , putative, protein MALKATTLSAAQRFVRGFMPYLDNTGSPAHSVVELEKYLKDNHPSAQRLDQFAPWVLEKGNTYYVADANATMMAFHVGKKFNAEKGGLLITAGHTDSPALKLEYKCESTAHAFNQAVSLTYTSGLWHTWLDRDLGLAGRVIVRKNGLLEEKLVRIAKPLIVVPNLSVHLQHSAEREVLKLNREKHLRGIVSTEAVHKLNSKSSKPILAYVAKEIGVKEEDIVDMDLCLMDNAKSALSGLYEEFLSCARLDNLASCFGAMGGFIDFVNGKEAEESEFVTCIMLYNYEEMGSQMSSGADSQVTVEWIDKVYASLGASLGKTKDRALILNVDMSHAIHPNYPERHSDTHQPHFHEGLVMKRNVNGRYATELRAAAVIIETARSCDVPVQDFRVQNDSPCGSTVGPFLSSRLCVPVVDVGIPQLAMHSIREVCSTVDIWHLKEVVNVSSL, encoded by the exons ATGGCTCTCAAGGCAACCACGCTCAGCGCTGCTCAACGATTCGTGCGCGGCTTTATGCCGTACCTAGACAACACCGGCTCTCCCGCACACTCCGTGGTCGAGCTGGAGAAGTACCTGAAAGACAACCACCCCTCCGCGCAGCGACTCGACCAGTT CGCGCCATGGGTCCTGGAGAAAGGCAACACCTACTACGTGGCGGACGCCAACGCCACGATGATGGCGTTCCACGTCG GCAAGAAGTTCAACGCCGAGAAGGGAGGCTTGCTGATCACGGCGGGGCACACCGACTCCCCTGCGCTCAAGCTGGAGTACAAATGTGAGAGCACGGCGCATGCGTTCAACCAG GCCGTGTCGCTCACCTACACCTCCGGCCTCTGGCACACGTGGCTGGATCGCGATCTCGGGCTGGCAGGACGCGTTATCGTGCGCAAGAACG GCCTGCTCGAGGAGAAGCTGGTCCGCATCGCCAAGCCGCTCATAGTCGTGCCGAACCTGTCGGTACACCTCCAGCACTCGGCGGAACGGGAGGTGCTGAAGCTCAACAGG GAGAAGCACCTCAGGGGCATCGTGTCTACAGAGGCGGTGCACAAGCTCAACTCCAAGAGCTCAAAGCCGATCTTGGCGTACGTCGCTAA GGAAATCGGGGTCAAGGAGGAGGACATTGTCGACATGGACCTGTGCCTCATGGACAACGCCAAGTCCGCCCTATCCGGGCTCTACGAGGAGTTCCTGTCGTGCGCGAGGCTGGACAACCTGGCGTCCTGCTTCGGCGCCATGGGAGGGTTCATCGACTTCGTCAACGGAAAAG AGGCTGAGGAGTCGGAGTTCGTCACCTGCATCATGTTGTACAACTACGAGGAGATGGGGTCGCAGATGTCGTCGGGTGCCGACTCGCAGGTCACGGTCGAATGGATCGACAAGGTGTACGCCTCCCTGGGGGCGTCGTTGGGCAAGACCAAGGACCGCGCGCTCATCCTCAACGTGGACATGTCGCACGCCATCCACCCCAACTACCCAGAGCGGCACTCGGACACGCACCAGCCGCACTTCCACGAGGGGCTCGTCATGAAGCGCAACGTCAACGGGCGCTACGCCACGGAACTCAGGGCGGCGGCCGTCATCATCGAGACCGCGCGCTCATGCGACGTCCCCGTGCAGGATTTCAGGGTGCAGAACGACAGCCCCTGCGGCTCCACGGTGGGGCCGTTCCTCTCCAGCAGGCTCTGCGTGCCCGTGGTCGACGTGGGGATCCCGCAGCTCGCCATGCACTCGATCAGGGAGGTATGCAGCACCGTCGACATATGGCACCTCAAGGAAGTTGTCAACGTTAGTTCACTTTGA
- a CDS encoding Set1/Ash2 histone methyltransferase complex subunit ASH2 has translation MERGRKLVDLASEAKRLKIIWMPDLEYNSFDIRYCESELPARLSEDRLTYTGSTMWCTALSRGCATTGNWYFECKIQEPNPEWHEFRLRGWDSVGTVGALLESTPQLKDALKPCVRIGFGTRLSRFDSPIGVNAFGCAISQNGGHIMYDGRDVSDSDDQGFDLKVGDVVGCAIKLNTPTASLADPRGIAAMWPFVRKALLCDVTNPEAMNAAMVPNAGAELRFSVNGVWRKTVITKLYCVEYHPGVSTFMGGCCTLNMGPEFVYAPPDDTYRPANDMGNSVYPCKEELLRFWMLGDTTVLSKGATINREYYKSIPADEMTG, from the exons ATGGAAAGGGGACGCAAGCTTGTCGACCTCGCCAGCGAGGCGAAGCGGCTGAAAATAATATGGATGCCAGACCTGGAGTACAACTCGTTCGATATCAG GTACTGTGAGAGCGAGTTGCCAGCACGCCTGTCGGAGGACAGGCTGACGTACACCGGGTCCACCATGTGGTGCACGGCGCTCAGCAGAGGCTGCGCCACCACCGGGAATTGGTACTTCGAGTGCAAAATCCAGGAGCCAAACCCCGAGTGGCACGAGTTCAGGCTGCGAGGGTGGGACTCGGTCGGCACCGTAGGGGCGCTCCTTGAGAGCACACCGCAGCTCAAGGACGCATTGAAGCCGTGTGTGCGCATCGGTTTCGGCACGCGACTCTCGAGGTTCGACAGCCCTATAGGCGTCAACGCCTTTGGGTGCGCCATCAGCCAG AACGGAGGGCATATCATGTATGACGGGCGCGACGTCAGCGACTCCGATGACCAGGGGTTCGACCTCAAAGTCGGAGATGTCGTGGGATGCGCCATCAAGCTCAACACGCCGACGGCGTCGCTGGCCGACCCCAGGGGCATCGCCGCCATGTGGCCGTTCGTCCGCAAGGCGCTGCTCTGCGACGTCACCAACCCCGAGGCCATGAACGCAGCGATGGTGCCGAACGCCGGAGCGGAGCTGAGGTTCTCCGTCAACGGGGTGTGGCGCAAGACTGTCATCACCAAGCTCTACTGCGTGGAGTACCACCCGGGGGTCTCGACGTTCATGGGCGGGTGCTGCACGCTCAACATGGGGCCGGAGTTCGTGTACGCGCCGCCGGATGACACCTACAGGCCCGCGAACGACATGGGCAACTCGGTGTACCCGTGCAAGGAGGAGCTGCTCCGGTTCTGGATGCTCGGCGACACCACCGTGCTCTCGAAGGGCGCCACCATAAACAGGGAGTACTACAAGAGCATACCGGCCGACGAGATGACGGGATGA
- a CDS encoding Phospholipase DDHD1, with product MSGRDSSKLSGNPDGKGNVVEEQERQYERLRDKLHLSNHDSASEVDFIIFMLHGIGSNSNVLGADYRMIKYSLSSIKRHWFYHDKLRTHVHLLDWKKHIIDAQSMLFDHTYITTAKETRKMITSHILDIGFYLNPRYCDFLLENIVAELDGEISRLRHHPSGKFRNSKIAIVGYSLGSLILHEILCGNPGRASNLRPEDRPKLRSKVDYMFCVGSPLSCFMIFQSPQYMATGMCLPEGVEAYNIFHPYDPVAYRWERLIYRDVKELPEPEILPYWQNNGFKNWYGWERSVQQAKTMIVDNISDVASTIGRSIFGWWGSSKSNSVLANNVANPDKRSAALSSFKLKLKERTTPDNTDLTTGIINPTTSAVDAAAEPRAEERTEHPSEQDQWSDDAEGGDAVNGLFDEERLAAQSAKALHDMNKQAGGHLRRRYDFQLQEDITEHLLSPLGIIQSHTNYWSSKDLMFFILKKLKKGHARVSITTYFKSIRLRAKWLADCAANDELKAKFLALSEEASACADRVAAEDNKARLEAAATFSSTWSNFMKWSEEYCEDAEHVCSDPID from the exons ATGTCGGGTCGGGATTCGTCGAAACTCTCGGGGAATCCCGACGGCAAGG GAAACGTTGTGGAGGAGCAGGAGCGCCAGTACGAGCGTTTGCGTGACAAGCTGCACCTCAGCAACCATGACAGCGCATCCGAGGTTgacttcatcatcttcatgCTGCACGGCATCGGGTCGAACTCGAACGTGCTGGGCGCCGACTATCGCATGATCAAGTACTCGCTGAGCAGCATCAAGCGCCACTGGTTTTACCATGACAAGCTGCGGACGCATGTGCACCTGCTGGACTGGAAGAAGCACATCATCGACGCCCAGAGCAT GTTGTTCGACCACACGTACATCACAACGGCGAAGGAAACGCGTAAAATGATCACGAGCCACATCCTGGACATCGGCTTCTACCTTAACCCTCGTTACTGCGACTTTCTGTTGGAGAACATCGTGGCTGAGTTGGACGGCGAGATTTCACGGTTACGCCACCACCCGTCCGGCAAGTTCCGCAACTCTAAGATCGCCATCGTGGGATATTCGCTGGGGTCGCTGATTTTGCACGAGATCCTATGTGGCAACCCCGGCCGCGCGTCGAACCTCAGGCCCGAGGACCGGCCGAAGCTCCGGAGCAAGGTGGACTACATGTTCTGCGTCGGGAGCCCGCTTTCGTGCTTCATGATCTTCCAGTCGCCGCAGTACATGGCCACTGGGATGTGCCTGCCCGAGGGCGTCGAGGCCTACAACATCTTCCACCCCTACGACCCTGTGGCATACCGGTGGGAGCGGCTGATATACCGCGACGTCAAGGAGCTTCCTGAGCCCGAGATTCTGCCGTACTGGCAGAACAACGGCTTCAAGAACTGGTACGGCTGGGAGCGCAGCGTGCAGCAGGCCAAGACCATGATCGTGGACAACATCAGCGACGTGGCCTCCACCATCGGCCGCAGCATTTTCGGCTGGTGGGGAAGCAGCAAGAGCAACAGCGTGCTGGCCAACAACGTGGCTAATCCCGATAAAA GGTCTGCGGCGCTGAGCAGCTTCAAACTAAAGCTGAAGGAGAGGACTACCCCGGATAACACCGATTTGACCACGGGGATCATAAATCCAACGACTTCAGCCGTAGATGCGGCTGCGGAGCCTCGTGCGGAAGAGCGCACTGAGCACCCCTCGGAGCAGGATCAGTGGTCCGATGACGCGGAGGGCGGCGACGCCGTCAACGGCCTGTTCGATGAGGAGAGGCTAGCCGCGCAGTCAGCGAAAGCTCTGCACGACATGAACAAGCAGGCCGGTGGGCACCTCCGCCGCCGCTACGATTtccagctgcaggaggaCATCACCGAGCACTTGCTGAGCCCGCTGGGCATCATCCAGTCGCACACGAACTACTGGTCGTCCAAGGATCTGATGTTCTTCATCCTGAAGAAGCTGAAAAAAGGACATGCTCGCGTATCCATAACCACTTATTTCAAGTCGATACGCTTGCGGGCCAAGTGGCTGGCGGACTGCGCTGCAAACGACGAGTTGAAGGCCAAATTCCTGGCGCTGTCGGAGGAAGCAAGCGCCTGTGCAGATCGCGTTGCTGCTGAG GACAACAAGGCCCGCCTCGAAGCCGCCGCCACGTTCAGCTCGACCTGGTCGAACTTCATGAAGTGGTCCGAAGAGTACTGCGAAGACGCAGAGCACGTTTGTAGTGACCCCATAGACTGA
- a CDS encoding endonuclease/exonuclease/phosphatase family protein, putative: protein MALPAPARYGYVIREYSGWYQVSFKGDDGCRYAHAPESTSLWIERPSAAVTESADPLTDESPVSECSADAILGIININGSLYLNTVVRSEPVANVSFDQATAVDCRSSPIFSVKTVHMFPIDVPRDNGGMPIGRYDDPVLLGDDTVDWQKAQFDNSKNGNPASRDPGCVYPVIDINAGIIGDLNRLLTTGHYYSRAADLTHSLQRQWERDMLPLRPRRFPAEFSGRLASSPNGLYDGFPDADEQSKTLYELADPMFNWSQGMAHNIPPHWLTVLMQGYVGYCQQSWHGKRVEVLLIGRRSVYRAGTRLNARGIDSEGHVGNFVESETRLRVDGGPWKSFVQCRGSVPVFWGQRNIFTPAYFTRPINESEQAFLLHHKDLRDLYGDNVFIWILSLLDVKASEIFLVQALEHLMQTFSSMPIQLIKYNYNEKVKKSAVVPELLAFVNTKLMGKLRSMGYFDGSIMSVKDDVAVSKGVVEHTQRGVFRVNCLDCLDRTNAMQLMVAWVWLADMLDPHGLTNMYEYTEDGDNDFSGSLRQFRDMWCSHGDAISLIHAGTESIYSQHIREGRQSYGAFFHYTKTMVTRACSIVFSDEARQACLNLILNNAGGSKDSPRAVDTEITVPEPQPSQPASLGNLVIWCGTWNMNGAALSNQDNIHDWMASGAENGAEVFVFFLQEFVELSVLNVLSGRTEENKEMLFNGKILRALGELYRGRGVKFVHLKSCSMVGLYMTVFVSYRLAPSVKNIETTAVKTGFSGSVGNKGAVGMRFSIGGHQVTLVDVHINSGKLPTRVRIQELDGVMRNVFHEHAPRVLFDSDLFIFAGDFNFQVVVDDRYTTADIFRHIYGGGLDQLLRYDEFVSDVKNQLPFVSRLQEAPINFDPTYKFKKGTDFYDAKRTPAWCDRILYGGAGLPTRDQRVHCLLYRRHNLMISSDHKAVSALFVLEAQKAPEPEEDSPLIDL from the coding sequence ATGGCGTTACCTGCGCCCGCGCGCTACGGTTACGTGATCAGGGAGTACTCCGGGTGGTACCAGGTTTCCTTCAAGGGCGACGATGGCTGCAGGTACGCCCACGCGCCTGAGTCCACGTCGCTGTGGATCGAGCGTCCAAGCGCCGCGGTGACAGAGTCTGCGGATCCCCTGACGGACGAGTCTCCGGTGTCGGAGTGCAGCGCCGATGCCATTTTGGGCATCATCAACATCAACGGTTCGCTGTACCTGAACACTGTGGTGCGGTCTGAGCCGGTTGCCAATGTGTCGTTTGACCAGGCGACAGCGGTCGACTGCCGGTCGTCGCCGATCTTCAGCGTCAAGACTGTGCACATGTTCCCCATCGACGTGCCGCGTGACAATGGCGGCATGCCGATCGGCCGTTACGACGacccggtgctgctgggcgACGATACTGTGGACTGGCAGAAGGCGCAGTTTGACAACTCCAAGAACGGCAACCCGGCGTCGCGCGACCCGGGTTGTGTTTACCCCGTGATCGACATCAACGCGGGGATCATCGGGGACCTCAACCGGCTGCTGACGACCGGGCACTACTACTCGCGCGCCGCCGACCTGACGCACTCGCTGCAGCGCCAGTGGGAGCGGGACATGCTCCCCCTGCGTCCGAGGAGGTTCCCTGCTGAGTTTTCCGGGAGGCTCGCGTCGTCTCCCAACGGCCTGTACGACGGCTTCCCCGACGCGGACGAGCAGTCGAAGACGCTGTACGAGCTGGCCGACCCGATGTTCAACTGGAGCCAGGGCATGGCTCACAACATCCCCCCTCACTGGCTCACGGTGCTGATGCAGGGTTACGTGGGCTACTGCCAACAGAGCTGGCACGGCAAGCGCGTGGAGGTGCTGCTTATCGGTCGCCGCAGCGTGTACCGCGCGGGCACGCGTCTGAACGCGCGCGGCATTGACAGCGAGGGCCACGTGGGCAACTTCGTGGAGAGCGAGACCAGGCTGCGTGTGGACGGCGGCCCGTGGAAGAGTTTCGTGCAGTGCCGCGGCTCCGTGCCCGTGTTTTGGGGCCAGCGCAACATCTTCACGCCGGCCTACTTCACGCGGCCTATAAACGAGAGCGAGCAGGCGTTTTTGCTGCACCACAAGGACCTCAGGGACCTGTACGGTGACAACGTGTTCATCTGGATTTTGTCGCTGCTCGACGTGAAGGCCAGCGAGATCTTTTTGGTGCAGGCGTTGGAGCACCTGATGCAGACGTTCAGCAGCATGCCCATCCAGCTCATCAAGTACAACTACAACGAGAAGGTGAAGAAGAGCGCCGTGGtgccggagctgctggcgtTTGTGAACACGAAGCTGATGGGCAAGCTGCGTAGCATGGGCTACTTCGACGGCTCCATCATGTCTGTGAAGGACGACGTGGCCGTGAGCAAGGGCGTGGTCGAGCACACGCAGCGCGGCGTGTTCCGCGTCAACTGCCTGGACTGCCTCGACCGCACGAACGCCATGCAGCTGATGGTGGCGTGGGTGTGGCTGGCCGACATGCTCGACCCGCACGGGCTGACCAACATGTACGAATACACCGAGGACGGCGATAACGACTTCAGCGGCTCGCTGCGCCAGTTCCGCGACATGTGGTGCTCGCACGGCGACGCCATCAGCCTGATCCACGCGGGCACTGAGTCGATTTACTCGCAGCACATCCGCGAGGGCCGCCAGTCTTACGGGGCGTTCTTCCACTACACGAAGACGATGGTCACCCGGGCGTGCAGCATCGTGTTCTCCGACGAGGCGCGGCAGGCGTGCCTGAACCTGATCCTGAACAACGCCGGCGGTTCCAAGGACTCGCCCAGAGCGGTTGATACCGAAATAACCGTGCCCGAGCCGCAGCCGTCGCAGCCGGCAAGCCTCGGCAACCTGGTGATCTGGTGCGGCACGTGGAACATGAACGGCGCCGCGTTGTCGAACCAGGACAACATCCACGATTGGATGGCGTCCGGCGCGGAGAATGGCGCCGAGGTGTTTGTGTTTTTCCTCCAGGAGTTTGTGGAGCTGTCCGTGCTGAACGTGCTGAGCGGCCGTACCGAGGAGAACAAGGAGATGCTGTTCAACGGCAAGATCCTGCGCGCCCTCGGGGAGCTCTACCGGGGCCGCGGCGTGAAATTCGTGCACCTGAAGTCGTGCTCCATGGTCGGGCTGTACATGACCGTGTTCGTGAGCTACCGTCTGGCCCCGTCGGTGAAGAACATCGAGACGACTGCGGTGAAGACCGGGTTCAGCGGCAGCGTCGGCAACAAGGGCGCCGTCGGCATGCGGTTCTCCATCGGCGGCCACCAGGTGACGTTGGTGGACGTGCACATAAACTCCGGGAAGCTCCCCACCCGCGTGCGCATCCAGGAGCTGGACGGCGTGATGCGGAACGTGTTCCACGAGCACGCGCCCCGGGTGCTGTTCGACTCCGACCTGTTCATTTTCGCCGGCGACTTTAATTTCCAGGTCGTGGTCGACGACCGGTACACCACTGCGGACATCTTCCGTCACATTTACGGCGGCGGCCtggaccagctgctgcgttaCGACGAGTTCGTGTCCGACGTGAAGAACCAGCTGCCGTTCGTGAGCCGCCTCCAGGAGGCGCCCATAAACTTCGACCCCACGTacaagttcaagaagggCACCGACTTCTACGACGCGAAGCGCACTCCCGCGTGGTGCGATCGCATTTTGTACGGCGGCGCGGGCCTGCCGACCCGCGACCAGCGGGTGCACTGCCTGTTGTACCGCCGCCACAACCTGATGATCTCCAGCGACCACAAGGCGGTCTCCGCGCTGTTCGTGCTTGAGGCGCAGAAGGCCCCGGAGCCCGAGGAGGACTCGCCGCTGATCGACCTGTGA
- a CDS encoding transmembrane CLPTM1 family protein, putative — translation MTAAAEEQGRARPQRNWILQALFQVLTIHIIMSIFGGKQRNAVDPVTGKPAPALKNYLAAGELYDVFVYASPEPYLGVDSLESNAQLVYSAENRAYAHKFNRAYEVVEATVSAPSNFFDSEDSVLHAIVFLVPHRSYATRGSALHLSTFKEGFDGHVIVKSIPLTMMRPVKRSKEVSLVGGDAESAPEEDEGEDLRKHWVPRLDVNLVYETAPCIQRPGDVYFDKYDKHPAEGVYDPLMYLSQFWVLEEHYQCVSPEMAGAPLELKVHFSTCNSMYYIMTTQFKANAETGGILGHQSVKEFEMFKRTLMTTNIYMLIFSGAFILLHSVFSFFALKNDIQFWHKNDSMEGLSALSVLISFVCDVIIALYVFDSENVSWLILFEMGVGVAASAWKVSKAIKFKFKRQFPFVELGNANNYVESNTKKYDEQAIKYMSMVMIPCVVAYAIYSLFYEKYKSWYSYFISVAAGSVYTFGFIMMTPQIYINYKLKSVDHLPWRALIYKSLNTFVDDVASFLIEMPWMHRLSCFRDDIIFFCYLYQRWAYRVDPSRPSAWNHPEQEPQEVAEGAAAETSIENEPANADEDESAPTRRR, via the exons ATGACGGCTGCCGCTGAAGAGCAGGGCCGCGCCAGGCCTCAGCGCA ACTGGATCCTGCAGGCGCTCTTCCAAGTCTTAACAATCCACATCATTATGAGCATCTTCGGCGGCAAGCAGCGCAACGCGGTCGACCCGGTCACCGGCAAGCCTGCGCCGGCGTTGAAGAACTACCTGGCCGCCGGCGAGCTCTAC GATGTGTTCGTATACGCGAGCCCGGAACCGTACCTCGGCGTGGATTCCTTGGAGAGCAACGCGCAGCTTGTCTATTCTGCTGAAAACCGGGCGTACGCGCACAAATTCAACCGCGCCTACGAGGTCGTGGAGGCCACTGTGTCGGCACCATCCAACTTCTTCGACAGCGAGGACAGTGTGTTGCACGCGATTGTCTTTTTGGTCCCGCACCGGTCGTACGCGACCCGCGGCTCGGCGCTCCACCTGTCCACGTTCAAGGAGGGCTTCGACGGGCACGTGATCGTGAAGTCGATTCCGCTGACGATGATGCGCCCCGTGAAGCGCAGCAAGGAGGTGAGCCTGGTCGGCGGCGACGCGGAGTCTGCGCCTGAGGAGGACGAGGGTGAGGATCTGCGGAAGCACTGGGTTCCTCGCCTCGACGTGAACCTGGTGTACGAGACTGCGCCTTGCATCCAGCGTCCGGGCGACGTGTACTTCGATAAGTACGACAAGCACCCGGCGGAGGGCGTGTACGACCCCCTGATGTACCTATCGCAGTTCTGGGTGCTGGAGGAGCACTACCAGTGCGTCAGCCCCGAGATGGCCGGCGCGCCCCTGGAGCTGAAGGTCCACTTCTCCACTTGCAACTCGATGTACTACATCATGACGACGCAGTTCAAGGCGAACGCTGAGACCGGCGGGATCCTGGGCCACCAGTCCGTGAAGGAGTTCGAGATGTTCAAGCGCACGCTGATGACGACCAACATCTACATGCTGATCTTCTCTGGCGCGTTCATCTTGCTGCACAGCGTGTTTTCGTTCTTCGCGCTGAAGAACGACATCCAGTTCTGGCACAAGAACGACTCCATGGAGGGCCTGTCGGCGTTGTCGGTGCTCATCAGCTTCGTGTGCGACGTGATCATCGCGCTGTACGTGTTCGACAGCGAGAACGTGTCGTGGCTGATATTGTTCGAGATGGGCGTGGGCGTGGCCGCCTCTGCGTGGAAGGTTTCGAAGGCCATCAAGTTCAAGTTCAAGCGCCAGTTCCCGTTCGTCGAGCTGGGCAATGCCAAC AACTATGTGGAGTCGAACACCAAGAAGTACGATGAGCAGGCCATCAAGTACATGAGCATGGTGATGATCCCTTGCGTGGTGGCGTACGCCATCTACTCGTTGTTCTACGAGAAGTACAAGTCGTGGTACTCATACTTCATTTCTGTTGCGGCGGGCTCCGTGTACACCTTCGGTTTCATCATGATGACCCCGCAAATCTACATCAACTACAAGCTGAAGTCGGTGGACCACCTTCCGTGGCGCGCTCTGATCTACAAGTCGCTCAACACCTTCGTGGACGACGTGGCGTCGTTTTTGATTGAGATGCCGTGGATGCACCGTCTGTCGTGCTTCCGTGACGACATAATTTTCTTCTGCTACCTGTACCAGCGCTGGGCCTATCGCGTGGACCCCTCTCGCCCGAGCGCCTGGAACCACCCCGAGCAGGAGCCCCAGGAAGTGGCCGAAGGCGCGGCCGCCGAGACCAGCATCGAGAACGAGCCCGCCAACGCCGATGAGGACGAATCCGCGCCCACGAGGCGCCGCTGA
- a CDS encoding DnaJ domain containing protein, putative, which produces MYANHDEAQKCITIAKNALVKGDVEKVRGRVSALTLLQAVKFLLKAESMYPTDEAKALLAACRAKAASGSTAEASQPSSSSSRSARSGRAASSASDDRAAADGARSTAKAAALNRECLQILNSKSYYDVLGVPHNASTDDIKRAYKKLALKFHPDKNPAKRAGEAFNKISDAFQCLSDPDKRNYYDRVGSDPGAAPEKAYRARPQDIFMTPDVLFEAFFGMHPSRRAHYHRNAYEHHYAQHASSSSSSHHSGYHSTSRQSASSSSHSGGQAQGAAPTAGRIPLAFWFPFVGLLIFAFMGVFFGGEPPQYQFSNSARYSRMLSTQLNGVVYYVDPRVFERRYPPNSVDRVRLEYEVDYHYFDNKCAREKAENERKAYDYISRLQVPPKDLNDTPASCRTRESLHATYSDYLRRRTAPR; this is translated from the exons ATGTACGCAAACCACGACGAGGCGCAGAAATGCATCACCATCGCAAAGAACGCCCTTGTTAAGGGTGATGTGGAGAAGGTACGTGGCCGCGTGTCGGCGTTGACTCTGTTGCAGGCGGTGAAGTTCCTGCTGAAGGCGGAGTCCATGTACCCGACCGATGAGGCTAAGGCCCTGCTTGCAGCGTGCCGCGCCAAGGCGGCGAGCGGCAGCACAGCGGAAGCATCCCAAccgagcagcagctccagcagGAGCGCGCGTAGCGGCAGGGCTGCGAGCAGCGCGTCGGACGAccgcgctgccgccgacGGGGCGCGATCGACTGCCAAGGCGGCCGCTCTGAATCGCGAGTGCCTGCAGATCCTGAACAGCAAGAGCTACTACGACGTGCTCGGAGTGCCGCATAACGCCAGCACGGACGACATAAAGCGCGCTTACAAGAAGCTGGCGCTGAAGTTTCACCCTGACAAGAACCCTGCCAAGCGTGCGGGCGAGGCCTTCAACAAGATCTCCGACGCCTTCCAGTGCCTGAGCGACCCCGATAAGCGTAACTACTACGACCGTGTGGGCAGCGACCCCGGAGCCGCGCCCGAGAAGGCGTACCGCGCTCGGCCGCAGGACATCTTCATGACCCCGGACGTGCTCTTCGAGGCGTTTTTCGGGATGCACCCGAGCCGCCGCGCACACTACCATCGCAACGCTTACGAGCACCACTACGCTCAGCACGCGTCCAGTAGCTCCTCCTCCCACCACTCGGGCTACCACTCGACGTCGCGGCAGTCGGCTTCTTCGTCGTCCCACTCCGGTGGGCAGGCGCAAGG CGCTGCACCAACGGCTGGAAGGATCCCCTTGGCGTTTTGGTTTCCGTTCGTGGGCCTGCTCATATTCGCGTTCATGGGGGTGTTCTTCGGCGGCGAGCCGCCGCAGTACCAGTTCTCCAACAGCGCGCGCTACAGCCGCATGCTGTCCACTCAGCTGAACGGCGTGGTGTACTACGTGGACCCGCGCGTCTTCGAGCGCCGGTACCCGCCCAACTCGGTGGACCGCGTGCGCCTGGAGTACGAGGTCGACTACCACTACTTCGACAACAAGTGCGCGCGTGAGAAGGCGGAGAACGAGCGCAAGGCCTACGACTACATATCGCGCCTGCAGGTGCCTCCGAAGGACCTGAACGACACGCccgccagctgcaggacGCGCGAGTCGCTGCACGCAACGTATTCCGATTACCTGCGCCGGCGTACTGCGCCCCGCTAG